Sequence from the Fulvivirga ligni genome:
TTCTGGTTCTGATGCTAATTCTGGTAAAACCAAAGCGAAACTTACTGATGATGGTAAACACTATATCATCAATGGTCAGAAAATGTGGATAACCAATGGTGGTTTTGCAGATGTGTACATCGTTTTTGCTAAAATAGATGACGATAAAAACCTTTCCGCCTTCATCGTGGAGAAAGACTTTGGTGGTATCACAATGAACGAGGAAGAGAAGAAGATGGGTATCAAAGGATCTTCTACTCGTCAGATCTTCTTTAACGACTGCAAGGTGCCCGTAGAGAATATGCTTTCTGAAAGAGAGAACGGCTTTAAAATCGCTGTAAATATTCTAAATATTGGTAGAATTAAGCTGGGTGCAGCTGCTATTGGTGGTAGCAAAGGAGTAATTGATAATGCTGTTAACTACGCAAACGAAAGAAAGCAGTTTGGTACTTCTATCTCTAGCTTCGGTGCTATTAAGCACAAACTGGCAGAGATGGCTACTAAAGTATATGCTTCAGAGTCAGCTCATTACCGTGCAGGACAGAATATTGATGATGCCTATGATTCGTTAGTGCAAGGTGGAATGGATCCTGCAAAAGCAAGGTTAAAGTCAGTAGAGGAATTCGCTATTGAGTGTGCTATTCTAAAAGTACACGGTTCTGAAGTGCTTGATTTTGTTACTGATGAAGGTGTACAGATATATGGTGGCATGGGTTTCTCAGCTGATGGTCCTATGGACAGAGCTTATCGTGATGCACGTATCAACCGAATATTTGAAGGTACCAATGAGATCAACAGAATGTTGTGTATCGACATGCTTATGAAAAGAGCACTGAAAGGTCACCTTGATTTAATGACGCCAGCTATGGCAGTGCAAAAGGAGCTGATGTCTATTCCTGACTTCGGAGCTTCTGATGATGAGACATTATTTGCTAAAGAGAAAAAAGCACTAAATAACCTAAAGAAGGCCGGATTGATGGTAGCTGGTGCAGCTGTACAGAAGTTCATGCAAAAGTTAGGTGAAGAGCAAGAGATATTGATGAACATGGCTGATATGCTTATTGAAGGTTATGTAGCTGAATCTTGTCTGCTAAGAGTAGAGAAACTCGTGGGCCAAAAAGGAGAGGAAGCCTTAAAGACTGAAATAGATATGATGCGCGTGTATTTATATGAGGCTGTTGAAAAAGCTGCTTCTGCAGGTAAGCAAGCCATCTATGCTTTTGCAGAAGGAGATGAGCAGCGCATGATGCTTATGGGATTAAAACGATTTACCAAGTTAGAGTCATTTAACTTGAAAGACGCTCGAAGAAGGATAGCCGATCAAATGATCGCGAAGAATGAGTATTCTTTTTAGAGATCCAGATTAATAGTTAAAAGAGAGTAAGGTGTCTGTTGCAGACACCTTATTTTTTTGTGATTACCCTAACCACTTTCTCGCTTCGTCCTCACTATCAAAGTATTGCATTTCTGCGGTGGCACTCATGATGGTTTTTACATTGTCTATGTAGAATTTTTTGAAAACATCTTTTTCTACTACAATAGCAATCTTGTTTAATCCGGCCTGAATTGCCTTTGGAAGGATTTCTTCTCGGAGCCATTTAGCGTTGCTTGGCCCCACTACTCCCTGCTTTCTAATATCAGAAATCCATTTATTGGCCTTATTATCAATAATGGCGTTTAATGCGCCGGTAAAAATTTCTCTATACATTCCTTCTGTTGGTATCTTTTTCCATACCACGTGCACGGCGTTAAGATCTGCCTCATAAGAGATGGTAGAATAATCGTCGTTTCGAATTTCCATGAGTGTTAGTTTAGTCGTTTATAAAGTGCGATTTGAAATTGGAAATGTTGTGTTTCGTTCCTAGGATGATCAACACATCTCCTTTTTCAATTTTTTTATCTGATGCCGGGTTGAATATAAACCCCTCTTTATCATCTTTAAAAGCAATTATGGTGACACCACTTTTCTGTCTGATGTCTAATTCCCTTATTGTTTTATGATGAAATTCATCTTTTAATCGAGCGTAACTCACCTCTTCCAGCTCCAGATGCTGTTCGCCAACTCCACTTAGTAGCTCTAAAAATTCTATAACATAGGGTTTTGTGATAAGGTTTGCCATGTGAATACCCCCTAACCTATCAGGCATTACTACATGAGAAGCCCCGGCACGGTAAAGTTTCTTTTCAGAATTGGTCTCTGCCGCCTTAGCAATCACATTAATTGTCGGGTTCAGCTCCTTTGCTGTAAGAGTGATAAAAACGTTATCGGCATCACTAGGAAGGGCTGTTATCACTGTTGATGCACGTTCCAGGCCTGCTTCCAGGAGCACTTCATCTAAAGTGGCATTACCACTGATAAAAGCATATTTTTTTTCTTCAGGAAAGGCGTCTATCACTTCATTATCTCTTTCTATAATTACAAAGTCCTTTTGTGCCTTGTGCAATTCTTCGCACGCCATGGCGCCATTTCTACCAAAACCACAAACAATGACATGATCTTTCAATTTATTCACTTCTCTCGCTGAAATATAGTTTTTAAAAACCCTGCCTAACTCGCCTTCAAACAAAAAGGTAGATAGTACAGAAACAGTATAAGCAAAAATGCCAAGATTTAAAACGATGTAACATACCGTGAAGATTTTTCCATTGGTAGAAAGGGCATTTACCTCAGTAAAACCTACCGTAGCAAAGGTTATTATAGACATATAAACAGCGTCTATTATATTATACCCCTCTATATAAATATAGCCCACTGTGCCTATAATTAGGCTGAGTAAGAATAATAGGGTGGCATAAATAAGCTTAATAACACTTCTCGGCATCTCTTTTCTCATATTCAAAGTTGAAGATATTGATATTGTAAATTCTATCCAATTTTTATAGTTTACGGAAATGAAAATCCTCTCCTTATGGTCGGGACCCAGAAATGTGTCTACGGCCTTGATGTATTCCTTTGCTCAACGTCCGGATACCCATGTAATAGATGAGCCTTTATATGCTCATTACCTGGCCAATACACCGGTAGAGCATCCTGGTGGAGATGAGGTGCTTCAAGTCATGGAAAATGATGGAGACAAGGTATTGACCGACCTGTTTGATGATGACCATAGTGCTGATCTGATATTTCTGAAAAATATGGCCCACCATTGGATTCATTTAAATGACAACTGGCTGGCTAAAATGGATCATTTATTTCTAATCCGTGACCCCAGGGAAATGCTTCCATCATTGATCAACCAGATTCCACAGCCTATCTTAAGAGATACGGGATTAAAAATGCAGTATGATCTCTACCATACCATGCAGGCGCAAGGCAAAAAACCGGAGATTATAGACTCAAAGAGATTGCTCCTAAATCCTGCCGTTATTTTGCGTAAGGCATGCGATGCTTTACAAATTCCATTTACAGAGGGCATGCTAAGATGGGAAGCGGGGGCCAGACCTGAAGATGGTGTTTGGGCAAAGCAATGGTACCATAGTGTACACCAGTCTACAGGATTTTCACCTTATAAAACCAAAACCGAACCCTTTCCGGATCAACTCTTACCCTTGCTGGAGGAGTGCGAACCCTATTATCAATTTCTATTAGAACGAGCTTTACAATAACATGATGAGAGAAGTACAATTACCTGACGAAAGAAATAAGGATATTTTAATCAATATAAACGGCACACTTTACCCTAGAGATGAAGCCAAGGTATCAGTATTTGATAGTGTAGTACAAGGTGGAGATGCTGTGTGGGAAGGTCTAAGGATCTACAATGGCAAGGTGTTTATGCTGGAAGAGCACCTTGACAGGTTAGTGGCTTCCGCCAAAGCAATGGCGTTTGCAGAGATACCAACCAAAGAGGAGGTAAAGGCTGAGGTTTTTAAAACATTGAACGCCAATAAAATGTATGACGAGGCTCACATAAGACTAACTCTGACCAGAGGAAAGAAAGTGACTTCAGGGATGAGTCCACATTTTAATCAGTACGGGCCAACCCTCATCGTACTGGCAGAATGGAAAAAGCCGGTATATGATAATGAAGGTATAGACCTGATTACGTCCTCTATCCGCAGAAATAGTCCTCAATGTGTGGATTCAAAAATTCATCATAATAACCTCATCAATAATATTCTGGCCAAAATAGAAGCCAATCTTGCAGGCGTGGCCGATGCCGTAATGCTTGATGTTGATGGATTTGTATCGGAAACTAATGCCACCAACATTTTCTTCATTAATGGTGAAAATGTGAAAACTCCTTTTGCTGATAGCTGCCTGCCAGGTATTACCAGGTCTAATGTTATTAAGCTTTGTGATAAGAATAATATTCCTATTAAGGAGAAAAGAATCTCTATAGCCGAAATGTATATTGCTGATCAAGTATTCGTTACCGGAACTATGGGGGAGATAACTCCTGTTTTAAAGATAGATGGCAGACAAATTGGGTCAGGGAAAAAGGGTGATCTCACAAAAAAGATTGAAAAACTTTACCTGCAAATGACCAAAGATGATGGAATAGTGATTCCTAAGTATTAATATTGAAAATTCAACCAATGTACTAAAGTATGAATCCATCGGAAAAAGGATGGTTGAGAGGGTTTCTGGAAGCTAGAAAAGAATCATTTCTTCATAACATCAAGGAACAAGTTCGAGGCCAGAATCCTGATCAGTCTTTTTATGGTTTAATACAACCTACCGGTATTATGTACGGATATCCTGTAGATACGGTAGAAAAGGAACATCAGGCTAGCTGGCACAACTCTGATAAGGTAAAAGTTATTCTTTTGGATACTTTTATAAACATCGCTGAGCTTTATAGCGAGGGTGGTGCAGATGATTACTGGCAGCTGATGGAAGACGTTATGAATAGCGTAAATCGCTTTTATAATGGCGTATATCCTGAAATAGCTACTTCCAGCACTAACTGGCTCGGAAGGAAAATAGATACTTTTGCTCTTACCGAGAAAATTCTTGAGAAGCGTATTGATATAGCTTTCAAAAAATCATCTGGTAATTTCTGGGCAGAGTTTTTCTATCATACGCAGCTTTTTCTGGATGTTTATATCTTTAGTCAATGGAGCCATACTACTCAGGATCAGGTGCTTACCGACTTCTTCCGTGAGGAGAAAGTTGACTTAAGCTATACCTCGGTTAAGGTGATGGCTGCTGCTGCTCATGCTAACAAAAAAGTAGAAACTGAGGAGCAAAAGCTTTTCCAACATTTCATTGAAAATTCAGCATTTCCAGTGGAGAAGAGGCGCGTAGCTCAGGAATATTTTATTCATGGGCTGGGTATTCAGGATATTCCTGTAGAGCCTACTGATTCATGGATTATACGAAAGTTTTTCCTGGAGCTGGCTATACTTACCATTTGGTCAGATAAGAAAGTAGATGATATAGAAATAGAATTCCTGCAGGGATTCAACAAATCATTAGGCTTTTCTGATGATGATTTTGATCATAGTATGATTGCCGTGGAGGGCTTTGTGCTTCAAAACTGGCATCAATTGGATTCACTTCAGGATAAAAAAGAGTTTGCCGAAGTGAGTGATGAGTATGTGCTACGCATCTCCAGAGTGGTTGAAAAATATCGTAATAGAATTACCAAAGGC
This genomic interval carries:
- a CDS encoding acyl-CoA dehydrogenase family protein, with translation MSTATEQANAAIKGGEFLIKETEAKDVFIPEEWNEEQKMIAQTCKDFLKQEVLTRLDEIDSMKHPELMPSLLDKAGELGLLGTSVPEQYGGFGMDFNTSMLVAEVLGAGHSFAVAISAHTGIGTLPILYYGNEEQKAKYLPKLATGEWKAAYCLTEPDSGSDANSGKTKAKLTDDGKHYIINGQKMWITNGGFADVYIVFAKIDDDKNLSAFIVEKDFGGITMNEEEKKMGIKGSSTRQIFFNDCKVPVENMLSERENGFKIAVNILNIGRIKLGAAAIGGSKGVIDNAVNYANERKQFGTSISSFGAIKHKLAEMATKVYASESAHYRAGQNIDDAYDSLVQGGMDPAKARLKSVEEFAIECAILKVHGSEVLDFVTDEGVQIYGGMGFSADGPMDRAYRDARINRIFEGTNEINRMLCIDMLMKRALKGHLDLMTPAMAVQKELMSIPDFGASDDETLFAKEKKALNNLKKAGLMVAGAAVQKFMQKLGEEQEILMNMADMLIEGYVAESCLLRVEKLVGQKGEEALKTEIDMMRVYLYEAVEKAASAGKQAIYAFAEGDEQRMMLMGLKRFTKLESFNLKDARRRIADQMIAKNEYSF
- a CDS encoding STAS/SEC14 domain-containing protein → MEIRNDDYSTISYEADLNAVHVVWKKIPTEGMYREIFTGALNAIIDNKANKWISDIRKQGVVGPSNAKWLREEILPKAIQAGLNKIAIVVEKDVFKKFYIDNVKTIMSATAEMQYFDSEDEARKWLG
- a CDS encoding sulfotransferase family protein, translated to MKILSLWSGPRNVSTALMYSFAQRPDTHVIDEPLYAHYLANTPVEHPGGDEVLQVMENDGDKVLTDLFDDDHSADLIFLKNMAHHWIHLNDNWLAKMDHLFLIRDPREMLPSLINQIPQPILRDTGLKMQYDLYHTMQAQGKKPEIIDSKRLLLNPAVILRKACDALQIPFTEGMLRWEAGARPEDGVWAKQWYHSVHQSTGFSPYKTKTEPFPDQLLPLLEECEPYYQFLLERALQ
- a CDS encoding potassium channel family protein, with protein sequence MRKEMPRSVIKLIYATLLFLLSLIIGTVGYIYIEGYNIIDAVYMSIITFATVGFTEVNALSTNGKIFTVCYIVLNLGIFAYTVSVLSTFLFEGELGRVFKNYISAREVNKLKDHVIVCGFGRNGAMACEELHKAQKDFVIIERDNEVIDAFPEEKKYAFISGNATLDEVLLEAGLERASTVITALPSDADNVFITLTAKELNPTINVIAKAAETNSEKKLYRAGASHVVMPDRLGGIHMANLITKPYVIEFLELLSGVGEQHLELEEVSYARLKDEFHHKTIRELDIRQKSGVTIIAFKDDKEGFIFNPASDKKIEKGDVLIILGTKHNISNFKSHFIND
- a CDS encoding aminotransferase class IV translates to MMREVQLPDERNKDILININGTLYPRDEAKVSVFDSVVQGGDAVWEGLRIYNGKVFMLEEHLDRLVASAKAMAFAEIPTKEEVKAEVFKTLNANKMYDEAHIRLTLTRGKKVTSGMSPHFNQYGPTLIVLAEWKKPVYDNEGIDLITSSIRRNSPQCVDSKIHHNNLINNILAKIEANLAGVADAVMLDVDGFVSETNATNIFFINGENVKTPFADSCLPGITRSNVIKLCDKNNIPIKEKRISIAEMYIADQVFVTGTMGEITPVLKIDGRQIGSGKKGDLTKKIEKLYLQMTKDDGIVIPKY